The sequence TGTGGCTGCAGGCTGGCGTGGCGATCCTGATCGGCATCGCGGTGGCGGTCGGCGTGGCGCAGTCGATCCGCCAGCCGCTCAATGCGGCGCAGCAGGCGGCGCAGCGCATCGCCTCGGGCAACGACCTGACGGTGAAGATGCCGGCCAACGGCGACAACGAGATCGGCCGCACGGTGAGCGCCTTCCGCCGCGTGCTGGACGGCCTGCGCACGCTGGTGATCGACACCCGCAGCGGCGCGCGCCAGGTGGCGAGCTCGGCCAGCGAGATGGACACCATCTCTGAGCAAGTCGCGCTGGCCTCGTCCAACCAGGCCCAGGCCTCGGCCGCGGTGGCCGCCGCGATCGAGCAGCTGACCACCAGCATCGCGGTGGTGTCGGACAGCGCCGACAGCGTGCGCAGCGACGCCGGCGACGCGGTGCGCCAGGCCGACGACGGCGAGCGGCTGGCCAGCCGCGCGGCCGGCGAGATCGGCCGCATCGCCGAGGCGCTCGAATCGGCGCGCAGCACCATGGAGGCGCTCAATGCGCGCTCGGACGAGATCGGCGGCATCGTGCGGGTGATCCAGGAGATCGCCGACCAGACCAACCTGCTGGCGCTCAACGCCGCGATCGAGGCCGCCCGCGCCGGCGAACTGGGCCGCGGCTTCGCGGTGGTGGCCGACGAGGTGCGCAAGCTGGCCGAGCGGACCTCGACCGCCACCGCCGACATCTCGGGCAAGATCGGCACGGTGCAGCGCGACACCACCGACGCCAACGCGCGCATGAAGGAAGCCAGCGGCCGCATCGACGCCGGCGTGGCCTGCGCGCGCGAGCTGGCCGAGACGATGGCGCACATCC is a genomic window of Chitinimonas koreensis containing:
- a CDS encoding methyl-accepting chemotaxis protein, yielding MAGKLGGELASTADANKAMGDYKAHVHGMESALNDIIKGTGDKASHVADVLADTRAHTVRALWLQAGVAILIGIAVAVGVAQSIRQPLNAAQQAAQRIASGNDLTVKMPANGDNEIGRTVSAFRRVLDGLRTLVIDTRSGARQVASSASEMDTISEQVALASSNQAQASAAVAAAIEQLTTSIAVVSDSADSVRSDAGDAVRQADDGERLASRAAGEIGRIAEALESARSTMEALNARSDEIGGIVRVIQEIADQTNLLALNAAIEAARAGELGRGFAVVADEVRKLAERTSTATADISGKIGTVQRDTTDANARMKEASGRIDAGVACARELAETMAHIRSGSAASMHTLTEIADAIREQRMAANNIAQNVEKIAQMSEENHASVSSANMLAKRLSELSLGLNQQIGQFVVD